The Cervus elaphus chromosome 9, mCerEla1.1, whole genome shotgun sequence genomic interval TAAATTTACATGAATTTGGCCTTATCTGCACCCAAAAGCATTGTGACTTGCTCAGGAATAGAATCTAAACTTCAGGTGTCTAACAGTAACATCAGGGGTTACCAGCACATATAGTGACAGGAAAGGTGATggggaaaaagaacaaattctgaaaataaatacTGAGTCTGCTTTCTCCCCAGATGCAGAGCAGTGTGTCCAGTGTCCAGCTCAAGAGTATCCAAACAGTGAGAGGAATCGCTGCCTCCCAAAAGTTTTAACCTTCCTGGCCTTCAAGGATTTCTTGGGGATGTCACTGGCCTGCATGGCTCTGTGCTTTGGTGTCATCACAGCTGAGGTTTTGTGGATCTTTGTGAAGCACCGAGACACTCCCATAGTCAAGGCCAATAACTGGGCTCTCAGCTATGTCCTGCTCATCTCCCTCCTCCTGTGCTTCTTCTGCTCCTTACTCTTCATTGGCTGTCCCAACACAGCCACCTGCATCCTCCAACAAATCACCTTTAGAGCTGTGTTCACTGTAGCTGTTGCTACTGTTCCGGCCAAAACCTTGACTATAATTCTGGTATTTAAGGCCAGGACACCAGGAAGAACCATGAGGCGACTGCTGGTAACAGGAGCCTCTAACTATGTCATTCCCATGTGCTCCCTGATCCGAGTGATTATCTGTGGAGCCTGGCTGGGAACCTCTCCTCCATTCCTTGGGATGGACACTCATTCTGACCCCAAAGAGCTCACTATCATGTGCAAGAAGGGCTCAGTCACTGCCTTCTACTGTGTCCTGGGATACCTGGGCTCCTTAGCCCTGGGGACTTTCTCCTTGGCTTTTCTGGCCGGGAACCTGCCTGACACCTTCAATGAAGCCAAGTTCCTGACTTTCAGCCTGTTGGTTCTGCAGTATCTGGGTCACCTTTCTCCCAGTCTACCACAAGCACCAAGGGCAAGGTCATGGTGGCTGTGGagatcttctccatcttggcCTCCAGTGCTGGGCTTCTAAGCTGTATCTTTGTCCCAAAGTGCTATATCATTCTTATAAGACCTGAGAAGAACTCTTTGAAAGGTTTCAGGAATGAAGTAGATTTTAAGAGAAATAGGCACTGAGGTTTTATCTCATAAGTTTCTATCACAATTTTGTCTTTGAACAAAAATGTCAGAAACAGAATAgtattaatatatgtttattcattcagaTATTAGGAACCATCAAAATTGCCTTATTTCTATTTGTTCAAGAATTCGCTCtgtttttaagaatatatttgtaaaacTACCCTCAGCCATCCAGACTCACAGATAAGTGTTCTGTGTCAAATTATTATCTGTTTTCAAGGCTTTTGCTATTAAATCTAGCTATTTCCTTCATCATTAGGTATACAATAAGCATATCCTTGTAACTTAGGCCAATTCTGTACCTTAGAAAGCTCTTTTTAGACCTAAGAAAATTTCAGATTAATCTTTCTTGTgtcttttctgtttgtgtttatAGACTTGCAGTAAGGGTCAAAGTATGCTTGGGTAAATAATTTACACTACACTTGACTTTCCCATGATTTATTTGAAATCTTAtagtttacaattttattttggttaattttatttcttttctgaatacAGTAGTCAATTTTTGCAAACTGAAATGGGTTCTCCATCATTTTAAATCATCTTTTTCTAACTTACTTGAATTGGTAACTTCACTATATACCAAATTTTATGGATATATGAATTTGTTTCTGGAACAACTTTTTTCACCCCCTCAGtattgtgatcactcacctagagccagacatcctagaatgtgaagtcaagtgggccttaggaagcatcactaagaacaaagctgcgggaggtgatggaattccagttgagctatttcaaatcctgaaagatgatcctgtgaaagtgctgcactcaattttccagcaaatttggaaaactcagcagtgggcacaggactggaaaaggtcacctttcattccaatcccaaagaaaggcaatgccaaagaatgctcaaactattacacaattgcactcatctcacatgctagtaaagtaatgctcaaaattctccaagccaggcttcagcaatacatgaactgaactgtgccatgaacttccaggtgttcaagctggttttagaaagggcagagaagccagagatcaaattgtcaacatctgcttgatcatcgaaaaagcaagagagtttcagaaaagcatctatttctgctttattgactatgccaaagcctttgactgggtggatcacaataaactgtggaaaattctgaaggagatgggaataccagaccaactgagctgcctcttgagaaatccatatgcaggtcaggaagcaatagttagaactagacatggaacaacagactggttccaaataggaaaaggagtatgtcaaggctgtatattgtcaccctgcttatttaacttctatgcagagtacatcatgagaaacgctgggctggaggaagcccaagctggaatcaagattgccaggagaaatatcaataacctcagatatgcaaatgacaccacccttatggcagaaagtgaagaagaactaaagagcctcttgatgaaagtgaaagaggtgagtgaaaaagttggtttaaagttcaacattcagaaaactaagatcatggtatctggtcccatcacttcatggcaaatagatggggaaacggtggaaacagtgtcagactttatttttctgggctctaaaatcactgcagatggtgacttcagctatgaaattaaaagacacttgctcattggaagaaaagttatgaccaacctagacagcattttaaaaagcagagacattacttagcaacaaaggtccgtctagtcaaggctatggtttttccagtagtcatgtatggatgtgagagttggactataaagaaacttgagtgccgaagaattgatgcttttgaactgtggtgttggagaagactcttgagagtcccttggagtgcaaggagatccaaccagtccatcctaaaggagatcagtcctgggtgttcattggaaggactgatgctgaagctgaaactccaatattttgtccacctgatgcgaagagctgacgcattggaaaagaccgtgatgctgggaaagattgagggcaggaggagcaggggccaacagaggatgagatggttggatggtatcactgactcaatggacatggctttgggtggactccgggagtttgtgatggacagggaggtctggcgtgatgtagtgcatggggtcgcaaagagtcggacacgactgagcgactgaactgaactgaatttttagaTTGTGATAAAATATGTCACATAAAACTTatgaatggaattatttttaaatgtaaagttgagtagtgttaaatatattcatattattttgcAACCTATCTCTAGAAAGtgtaaaactgaaattctgtgtCCATTAAACAACAGCTGTCCATTTCCATCTATCCCCATATATTGGAAACCATCATTTAACTACTGGTGTCTAGATACTTGAGTATTTTTGGAAGGTCAAATTATCCTGTATTTGTTATTTTGTGAATGgtctatttcatttagcatattgtCCTCAAGGTTCACCTGTATTGTGGCATGTGTCTGAATTTCTGTCTTTGAAAGTCTGGAAACGTTTCACTTTGAGGAGGTACCACATTTGGCTTATCCATTCATTAGAACTTTGGTTTTTACATGGAGCCAGCAATGTACTATGTgctaggagttggacaggactatgATGAACTAGATTGTCCCATTCTCTGACCTCATGGAATCAGCATGTGGAGGAAACAGGGACAAATAATACATGGTCACAAATAAAGTAACGAAGGCTATAATGGGACAAGCTTGGGGCATTGTGAGAACCAGAATAGGCCCCTGACCCAGGCTGAAAGAGTTCTTGGAGGAGGAGCAGTAGGAGGCATGTAAGTGGAGATGTGAAGGATGATCAGAAATTACCGAAataaggagagaaggagaaacattCAGACAGAAGTGACTGCATGTTCAGAGATCCCAGGCTGAGACTATATGACTAGGTGGAGAAAGTGAAAACTGTTTAACAATGCTGAAACACAGGACATGATGTGCACGGTGACCAAAGATGGAGAGgtaccaagtggactttatccccaAAGGTCAACATATCCTTACCCAGGTCAGTGAAAATGGCTTGAAGACAGGGGTGGGCATCCTCTACATCTATAGGTAGCTTCCCAGCAATTCTTTCTGCCTACAAAACAGATGTTCCATGAGCTGAGCAGACAGATCCACAGCATCACCCAGCTGGGCTCTTATTCTCTGGACAAGGACAGACTCTACTGAGAGGATGAGCTATTCTCAGCTCACTTGACTGAGTCCTCCCTTCTACC includes:
- the LOC122700749 gene encoding LOW QUALITY PROTEIN: vomeronasal type-2 receptor 116-like (The sequence of the model RefSeq protein was modified relative to this genomic sequence to represent the inferred CDS: inserted 2 bases in 1 codon; deleted 1 base in 1 codon), giving the protein MAASGRAHANEYSSELLLLGSLSLQSAIATLTSAGDLPILAVTLYFSFQIPKSFCSQSCISGYRKIPQEGRPFCCCICAFCPERHISNHTDAEQCVQCPAQEYPNSERNRCLPKVLTFLAFKDFLGMSLACMALCFGVITAEVLWIFVKHRDTPIVKANNWALSYVLLISLLLCFFCSLLFIGCPNTATCILQQITFRAVFTVAVATVPAKTLTIILVFKARTPGRTMRRLLVTGASNYVIPMCSLIRVIICGAWLGTSPPFLGMDTHSDPKELTIMCKKGSVTAFYCVLGYLGSLALGTFSLAFLAGNLPDTFNEAKFLTFSLLXFCSIWVTFLPVYHSTKGKVMVAVEIFSILASSAGLLSCIFVPKCYIILIRPEKNSLKGFRNEVDFKRNRH